One genomic segment of Cottoperca gobio chromosome 21, fCotGob3.1, whole genome shotgun sequence includes these proteins:
- the abcb6b gene encoding ATP-binding cassette sub-family B member 6, mitochondrial encodes MADGMKTGRGGTRGVVNVEIQHSSSPSSSSVWQGFGRKVRLLLPYVWPKGTAALQGLVLLCVCLLVAERLVNVLVPVYSKNIVNELSAEGGWTSLVVTVCIYTLLKFLQGGGAGTSGFISNLRQFMWIKVQQFTSRGVQVYLFSHLHGLSLRWHLERRTGDVLRSVDRGTSSINNLLSYILFSILPTICDIIIAIIYFGSYFSVWFGLIVFTCMVLYLTCTILITEWRTKYRREMNDQDNHSKSRAVDSLLNFETVKYYCAEDYEVRCFEEAILKYQHCEWKSSASLALLNQTQNIIIGSGLLVGSLLCAYLVSEGQFQVGDYVLFGTYIIQLYTPLNWFGTYYRLIQSAFVDMENMLALLTEQKEVQDVEDAQDLQLTAGQVEFDRVCFSYVPGTEILRHVSFTVEAGQTVALVGPSGSGKSSILRLLFRFYDPQSGSIRIDGQDISKVRQSSLRSYIGVVPQDTVLFNNTIGNNIRYSRVTASDQEVERAAMAADIHTRILELPQGYDTEVGERGLKLSGGEKQRVAIARTILKEPRIILLDEATSSLDTQTERNIQASLAKVCTNRTTIVVAHRLSTIVGANQILVVHNGQIAERGRHEELLIQGGLYAAMWTKQQKSHDTQTETQMNNQTPDT; translated from the exons ATGGCAGACGGTATGAAGactggaagaggaggaacaagAGGAGTCGTAAATGTTGAG ATTCAacactcctcctctccctcctcctcgtcGGTCTGGCAAGGCTTTGGGAGGAAGGTGAGACTGTTGCTGCCGTACGTGTGGCCCAAAGGCACCGCGGCGCTGCAGGGACtcgtgctgctgtgtgtgtgcctgctggTGGCAGAGCGGCTGGTTAATGTGCTCGTGCCCGTTTACTCCAAGAACATTG tgaacgAGCTCTCTGCAGAAGGCGGATGGACTTCGCTGGTCGTCACCGTCTGCATCTACACACTGCTCAAGTTcctacagggaggaggggcag GTACCTCTGGTTTCATCAGCAACCTTCGTCAGTTCATGTGGATCAAAGTTCAGCAGTTTACCAGCAGAGGCGTTCAG GTGTATCTGTTTTCCCACCTGCACGGCCTGTCCCTGCGCTGGCACCTGGAGAGACGCACCGGAGACGTGCTGAGGAGCGTCGACAGAGGCACTTCCTCCATCAACAACCTGCTGAG cTACATCCTGTTCAGTATCCTTCCCACCATCTGTGACATCATCATTGCCATCATCTACTTCGGCTCCTACTTCAGCGTCTGGTTTGGACTCATCGTGTTCACCTGCATGGTGCTCTACCTCA CCTGCACCATCCTGATCACAGAGTGGAGGACCAAATACAGGAGAGAGATGAACGATCAAGACAACCATTCCAAGTCCAGAGCCGTGGACTCACTGCTCAACTTTGAGACG GTCAAATATTACTGCGCTGAGGATTACGAAGTCCGCTGCTTTGAGGAAGCCATTCTGAAATATCAA cACTGTGAGTGGAAGAGCTCAGCCTCCCTGGCTCTGCTGAATCAAACCCAGAACATCATCATAGGATCAGGACTGCTGGTTGGATCTCTGCTCTGCGCGTACCTCGTCTCCGAGGGACAATTCCAG GTTGGAGACTATGTTCTGTTTGGCACCTACATCATCCAGCTGTACACGCCTCTGAACTGGTTTGGTACCTACTACAG GCTGATTCAGAGTGCGTTTGTTGACATGGAGAACATGCTGGCTCTGTTGACGGAGCAGAAAGAG gTTCAGGATGTTGAGGATGCTCAGGACTTGCAGCTAACAGCAGGTCAGGTGGAGTTTGACAGAGTCTGTTTCAGCTACGTACCTGG cactGAGATTCTCAGGCATGTGTCCTTTACGGTGGAGGCGGGACAGACGGTTGCTTTG gttggTCCGTCTGGATCAGGGAAAAGCTCCATCCTGCGTCTGTTGTTCAGATTTTATGACCCTCAGAGTGGCAGCATCCGCATCGACGGGCAGGACATATCCAAG GTGCGTCAGTCTTCTCTGAGGTCGTACATCGGCGTGGTTCCCCAGGACACTGTTCTCTTCAACAACACCATCGGCAACAACATCCGCTACAGCCGAGTTACAGCTAGCGACCAGGAGGTGGAGAGAGCGGCCATGGCTGCTGACATACACACCAGGATACTGGAGCTACCTCAGG GATATGACACGGAGGTGGGGGAGCGAGGTCTGAAGCTCAGCGGGGGGGAGAAGCAGAGAGTGGCGATCGCTCGAACCATCCTGAAAGAACCTCGGATCATTCTGCTGGACGAG GCCACGTCTTCACTGGACACCCAGACTGAGAGGAACATCCAGGCTTCACTGGCCAAGGTCTGCACCAACAGGACGACTATAGTGGTCGCACACAG